The sequence below is a genomic window from Halosolutus gelatinilyticus.
GCAGGCACGCCACGCGAGCGCGCGGGCGCTCTCGAACTCGATGAGCATGTCCGCCAGGCCGTGCTGGACCGCCTGGAACTCGTTGATCGTCCGGCCGAACTCCTCGCGATCGTGGGTGAACTCCCAGGCTTCCTCGATCGCGGCGGCGGCGAGCCCGAGGCCGTGACCGGCGACGGCGATGCGACCGTGATTGAAGAAGTCGGCGAGCATCATGAAGCCGGTTCCCTCGGAACCGATCAGGTTCTCCTCGGGGATCCGGCAATCGTCGAACGTGATGTGGGCCTGCTTCGAGGCGCGCATCGCCATCTTCTCGGGGATGTGTTCGGCCTCGTAGCCGTCTGTGTCCGTCGGAACGATGAACATCGAGTGGTTGGCGTACCGGTTGTCCTCGTCGTCGCCCGTCCGCGCGTAGAGGGTCACCCAGTCCGCCTCGACGCCGTTGCCGATCCAGTACTTCTCGCCGTTTAAGACGTACTCGTCGCCGTCCTTCTCCGCGCGGGTCTGCATCCCCGCCAGGTCGCTGCCGGTCTCCGGCTCGGAGACGGCGAGCCCCGAGATCTGCTCGCCCTCGGCGACCGGCCGAACGTACTCCTCGCACTGCTCGTCGGTCCCGAACTCGTAGGTGATCTCGCACCCGAAACTCGCGAGCTGCAGCGTCAGCGCGATGCCGGCGTCGGCCCGGTAGAACTCCTCGGTGAGCGCGAGCAACTGCGGGAGGTCGAACCCCCGACCGCCCCACTCCTCGGGGATGTCCTGGGCGACGAGGTTCGCCTCCTGGCCCGCTTCGAGGATCTCGTGTGGGTACTCGCCGGACTGGAAGTACTCCCGGGCGTTCGGTTCGATGTGCTCACGGGCGAACTCGCGGGCTTCGGCCTTGACGCCGCGCGCGCGTTCCGGGACGATGCTGTCGTCGAGCAGATCCATGTGGTGTCAGTCGGCCGCAACGCCCAAATAGGCGGTGGACACCGATGCAAGCCGGTTCCGTCTTCGATCGGCGAATCCGGCCATCCTAGCGGACCTCCCGAATCAGTTCGTCCGTCGACAGGTTCGCGTGGCGATCGAGCCGCCAGATGTCCCAGGCGACGTCGGTGACGACGTGAACGTAGAGCACGACGCCGGTGACGATCGCGATCGGGACGCTCGCGAGGGCGAGCAGCGGAACGACGAGGCCGGCGATCAGGAGGTGGCTCAGCAGCCGCGAGAGCACGCCGACGTCGCCGGGGTCGAAGATCCGGCGCTGGTCGGCGACGGCGGCGATCGGATCGGCGAGGCAGAACCGAACGGCGTCCCAGGTCCCGGTCTTGAAACGAGCGATCAGCAGGTGATCGAGGTCGACGAAGACGCCGACCGCGGCCCCGTACGCGACCACGAGCGGCGTCGGAACCGTCGTTCCGGCGACGGCGATCGGCGCGAGCGCGTAGCCGAGCAGTCCGGCGACGACGAGCGAGACGACGGCGTGGTGTTTCGAGTACATCCGCTCATCCGTCGAGGACGACGCGGGGCTACAAAACCCTCCGGCTTCCGATCTTGGCTAGCCGGCGAACCCGGAGAGCAGCCACTCGTCGTCGCCCTCGTCCTCGCCGAGGCTCGGTGCGCTGACGAGCACGAACGCGCTCTCCCGGCCGCCGTTGCGGATCTGTCGCGTCGCCGCCGGCGGGATCCAGAGGGCGTCGCCGGTCTCCATCGAGACGGGATCGTCGTCGACGATGACCGTCGCCTCGCCCTCGATCAGCACGTAGATCTCCTCGTGGCGGTTGTCGGTGTGGTCGTGGGGCTTGCTCTTCCAGCCGGGATCGCAGCGAGCGATCGTCACCCCCACCTGCTCGGTTTCGAGCGGATCGCTGAGAAAGTGCATCGCGCTCGAAACCTGATCGACGTCCTCGTAGTTCACCTTCCGGTAAGCCATGATCAGATCCTCTACGGGAAGACAGTAAAATGATACTGATCCCGTCGGAGCGGAGCGCGGTCGCCGGGATGCGCCAATCGCCCTACTCGGCCGGCGACGCCGCGCCGTCACTCCCGGGCGATCGGGTCGAACCCGTCGACGGGGGTGACAGAGTAGTCGACGGTCAGGGCGTCCTTGGTTGCCCTGATCTTCCCGACGAACGTCGAGATGTCCGCGAGTTCGCCCTCGAGGACGAACAGCTCCATGCAGTACCGGTCGCCGACGTGGCTGTGAAAATTCGACGCGACGAGGTCCTCGTGCTCGTGGCGTAGGTGCATCATTCGCTCCTCGACGCTCGTCGTTTCGTAATCGAAGAGGACGGTGACGATGCCCATCAGCTCTCGCTCCTCGAGTCGAGTGTCCTCGAACTCTCCGAGGAGGTTCCGCGAGGCTTCCCTGACGACTTCGCTTCGGCCCGTGTAGCCGTGTTCCTCCGCGAACTGGTCGAGTCGCTCGAGGAGTTCGTCCGGCATGGAGACGCTGACGACTGCCATGTAATAATCCGACCGGGACAAACTATTAAGGCTTATCATCGATTTTCGATCGAGAAGGCCGAGGCGCGATTCGACGGGGATTGGAACGGGGATGACGGGCGCCCGTCGAGCGCGAGCGAGCGGCCGGACAGCCGCTGCCGTTTTCCGGATCCGCGGCGACGAGTACCCATGTATCTCCCGCACCAGACCTGGCCCGACCTCTCGAGGTACGTCGACGAGGAGTCGGTCGCGATCGTCCCGCTCGGATCGACCGAACAGCACGGTCCGCAGCTCCCCGAGGGGACCGATTACCTGATCGCCGAAGCGCTCGCGCGCGAGGCGGCCGATCGGACCGGGTTCCTCTGTACGCCGGTGCTGCCGATCGGCGTTAGCTCCCACCACCGGCAGTTTCCCGGGACGATGTGGGTCGAGGCGCCGGTCTTTCGGGACTTCGTCGAGAGCTTCTCGCGGAACCTGACCTACCACGGGATCGATCGCATCGTCTACGTCAACGCCCACGGGGGCAACGTCGCCCACCTCCGGGAAGTCGGTCGGCGGTTGCACGAGGACGGGACGGCGTACGCGATCGAGTGGATGTGGGACGAGTCGATCCCCGGACTGATCGATGAGGTGTTCGAGACGCTCGGCCCCCACGGCGGCCCGAAGGAGACGGCGATGTGCATGCACATCGCTGGGGAGCTGGTCGGGGAGGATCGACTCGAGGAGGCTCGCGACGGCGGCGCGACCTTCGATCACGAGGTCGCCCGCGTCCACGGCGCACGGACGTTCTACGACGCGATCGAGAACAGCCCGAACGGCGTCTTCGGCGACCAGACCGACGCGACGCCCGAGATCGGCGAACGGTTGTTCGACGCCGCGACCGAGCAACTGGTTTCGCTGCTCGAGTGGCTCGACGATCGGCCGATCGCGGACCTCCTGCCGGAACCGCACGTCGAGTCAGGGGCCGAAAACGGGGTATAGCGGAGTGCTAAGCGCAACACGCGCACACGGCTGGATCGGTCGGCTAATGGTCTATTACCGAACTCATCACTCAAATTGAACGTGTTCGGATCGGATTGCGTCGTTCGCCGATCGAGCGGTCAGCCGATCGCCGGTTCCGAACACGAACCGCCGCGAGGTAGCCGCCTAACCCGCCTCTTTCGGCGTTTTCGTGACGACGGTCGGTTTCGACGAGCAGCCGTCGATCGTCTCCCGAACGACTTCGGTGAAACCCGGCGGTCCGGGTCCGGAATCGGCTTCGTTACCGGCTGCGGAGCGATGGCGATCATGAACGAAACTCGGTAGATACGGTCGATCGGCTGGTGCCGGGTCGGCCGAGACCGCGACGGAAAAACTGACCCGGTCGATACTCTTGACGTCAACTCTCTGTTATCGCGAGCGGGCGCAGTGATCTCGGATCGCTCCGATACGGCCCGGCTCGCTTGTCGCGGCGACTTCTCTCCCTACGGCGCCGCGTTTCGGTCGCCGCGCAATTCGCGATAACGCACACTTCAATCGACGCGCCGTCTCCAGGACGAACAGGTTATTTTCGTGATGGTTTAATAGACACTCAATTACGAAGGCTGGACGCGACAACGGCGTTCACACATGGTACCGATACAACCCGCCCAACAGGCACAGGTTCCTGAATGGTTGCAGGATCCCGTCGCGGATCTCGTCACGTTCCTCCCGCGGTTAGTCGGCGCGATCGTGATCCTTCTCATCGGCTGGATTCTCGGCCGCATCGCCGCGGGCATCGTTCGCCGGATCGCCGACGGCATCGAACTCGACCGAATGGTCCTCGAGACGCCGCTCGGGCGCATACTCGGCGGCACGGAACGGGCCGTCTCGAGCGCATTCGGAAAGCTCGCGAAGTGGTTCGTCTACGGCCTCGCCATTCTGGCGGCCGCGAACGCCCTCGCGATCCCGACGCTGTCGGAGTGGATCTCGACGGCCGTCGCGTACTTGCCGGCCTTCATCGCCGGGTTGCTCGTGATCGTGCTCGGCTTCGTCGTCGCCGACTTCATCGGTGACGCCATCGAACGCACGCAAGCCGCCACCCAGAGCGCGTACGCGGGCTGGTTCGCCAACGGCGCGCGAATATTCCTCTACTTCACGGCGCTCGTCATCGGCCTCGACACGATGGGGATCGACGTCGGCATCCTCTACGTCTTCGCGCGAGCGCTCGCGTGGGGACTCGCCGCCGCCGTCGCGATCGGCGCCGGCGTCGCGTTCGGCTGGGGCGGCAAGGACTACGTCTCCCAGAACATCGATCGCTGGATGGGACGGACGTCCTCGGTCGCGCCGAACGAGGAGGGTTCCGGCGGATCGAGAGGAGCGGAAAGCCCGACCGGAGGTCAGACCCGGAGCAGCGATCGCGAACCCGGCTCCGAACCCGGTCCCGGCCCGAGCGAAGACGACTGAACCGCTCTTCGGTCGCCGTTATTCCGCGGGCGATCGAACCCGCGACGCTCTCGCAGCGGAATCGCGCGGAAAGAGCGGTTTAACCGGGACGACGACGAAGGATTTAACGAGCCGACTTCCCGCCGGTCGCCACTTCTCGAGTCGCGCCACCGAGTGCGTCCCGGCGTAACACGCCTCGAGGCGATCGAGGGTCGTCTCGAACGCGTCCCTGTCGAACTGGTCGGCCGGGACACGATCGCTCACCACCGCGATCCCGTCCGTCCGGGCGTACACGTCGAGCCGGCCCTCGAACACGCGCTCCAGGTCCTCGACGCAGTCGTGGATCTCGCCGTCCCCCGGTCGATCGCCGTCGATCGGGAGGGAGACGTACGCCTGGTACCGATCGGGGCGCTCGCGGACGCGGCGCTTCCAGAACCGTTTCGCGATCGCTACCCACCGTCGCCCGGGGAGCCGCGTCTCGTCGCCCGCGTTCCCCGAGTCTCCGCGAGTCGCACTCCCGCTCCACATTCGTTCTCACGTTCGACTCGGCGGCACCGGTAATACGTCCTTTGTTGTCGACCGGCGCCGCGGACCGTTGTCGATCCAGGCGATCCGAGCGCGTGAATTCGCGAGAGTTTTGTACGGCTGTCTGCTACCGCCCAGCAGCCATGGACCGGCCGTTTTCGCCCCTCCGATCGCCGCTGCACGTCGGGTCCGTCGCCCTCGTCACGCTCGGCGTCGCGAGTAATGCCGCGTTAGCGTCGCCGTATCGGCAGCTCCCCGCGTTGCTCCTGATCGCCCTCGGCGTCGCCGGCGTCGCTACCGCCGCCCGAGAGCGCGCCCCCGACCGACTCCGAACCGCGACCCGCCGCTGGTGGCTGCTCGCGTTCGCGGCGTTTCTGCCGTACGCGCTGGCGACGGCCCCCGCGAGCGGTTCGGCCGCGGCCGTCGGCGCGGCGCTCGACGGACCGATCGCCGCGGTGGCCCTTGAGTCGATCGCCGGCGCGACGGTCTGCTGTGCGGTCGCGATGACGGTACTCTACGGTTTCGCCGCGTACGGTATCCATCCCGGTGCGCCGACGCCCGAAGAGCGCATCCTCTCGGAGGGGGACGAGTAGCTCACTGCCGCGTTCACCGGGGGATCGACGGACGGTGCGCGAGCGGGAGGAAATCGAATCACAGCTTCTTCGCGACGATCGATCGTCGAATAAGATAGT
It includes:
- a CDS encoding acyl-CoA dehydrogenase family protein produces the protein MDLLDDSIVPERARGVKAEAREFAREHIEPNAREYFQSGEYPHEILEAGQEANLVAQDIPEEWGGRGFDLPQLLALTEEFYRADAGIALTLQLASFGCEITYEFGTDEQCEEYVRPVAEGEQISGLAVSEPETGSDLAGMQTRAEKDGDEYVLNGEKYWIGNGVEADWVTLYARTGDDEDNRYANHSMFIVPTDTDGYEAEHIPEKMAMRASKQAHITFDDCRIPEENLIGSEGTGFMMLADFFNHGRIAVAGHGLGLAAAAIEEAWEFTHDREEFGRTINEFQAVQHGLADMLIEFESARALAWRACEKVQNRDHAGYWAAMAKTKATETAVDVAEQGMQFHGGRSILDERRIARVYRDARIPVIYEGANEVQRNLVYGQAP
- a CDS encoding cupin domain-containing protein; this translates as MAYRKVNYEDVDQVSSAMHFLSDPLETEQVGVTIARCDPGWKSKPHDHTDNRHEEIYVLIEGEATVIVDDDPVSMETGDALWIPPAATRQIRNGGRESAFVLVSAPSLGEDEGDDEWLLSGFAG
- the nikR gene encoding nickel-responsive transcriptional regulator NikR, with the translated sequence MAVVSVSMPDELLERLDQFAEEHGYTGRSEVVREASRNLLGEFEDTRLEERELMGIVTVLFDYETTSVEERMMHLRHEHEDLVASNFHSHVGDRYCMELFVLEGELADISTFVGKIRATKDALTVDYSVTPVDGFDPIARE
- a CDS encoding creatininase family protein, producing MYLPHQTWPDLSRYVDEESVAIVPLGSTEQHGPQLPEGTDYLIAEALAREAADRTGFLCTPVLPIGVSSHHRQFPGTMWVEAPVFRDFVESFSRNLTYHGIDRIVYVNAHGGNVAHLREVGRRLHEDGTAYAIEWMWDESIPGLIDEVFETLGPHGGPKETAMCMHIAGELVGEDRLEEARDGGATFDHEVARVHGARTFYDAIENSPNGVFGDQTDATPEIGERLFDAATEQLVSLLEWLDDRPIADLLPEPHVESGAENGV
- a CDS encoding mechanosensitive ion channel family protein; the protein is MVPIQPAQQAQVPEWLQDPVADLVTFLPRLVGAIVILLIGWILGRIAAGIVRRIADGIELDRMVLETPLGRILGGTERAVSSAFGKLAKWFVYGLAILAAANALAIPTLSEWISTAVAYLPAFIAGLLVIVLGFVVADFIGDAIERTQAATQSAYAGWFANGARIFLYFTALVIGLDTMGIDVGILYVFARALAWGLAAAVAIGAGVAFGWGGKDYVSQNIDRWMGRTSSVAPNEEGSGGSRGAESPTGGQTRSSDREPGSEPGPGPSEDD
- a CDS encoding DUF1467 domain-containing protein, with amino-acid sequence MDRPFSPLRSPLHVGSVALVTLGVASNAALASPYRQLPALLLIALGVAGVATAARERAPDRLRTATRRWWLLAFAAFLPYALATAPASGSAAAVGAALDGPIAAVALESIAGATVCCAVAMTVLYGFAAYGIHPGAPTPEERILSEGDE